In Eubalaena glacialis isolate mEubGla1 chromosome 4, mEubGla1.1.hap2.+ XY, whole genome shotgun sequence, one DNA window encodes the following:
- the SNAP47 gene encoding synaptosomal-associated protein 47 isoform X2, with amino-acid sequence MSRDICVHTWPCSYYLELEKQWVPGKLSLTSLSLKFMTDKTREILVNFPLSSIIEIKKEASHFIFSSITILEKDHNKHWFSSLQPSRNVVFSIIEHFWRELLLSQSGAAVEESSSPMTKGKELTGLMACTQKRLEDTTRVLHHQGEQLDSISRGLDKMESDLDVADRLLTELESPSWWPFSFKLWKMPSETKPKWDASMASSKAFGKEGIVIKIPAVISQKTESHVKPGRLTVLVSGLEIHNSDSLLMHRFEREEVDDIKVHTPYEISIRQRFIGKPDIAYRLISAKMPEVIPILEVQFSKKIEFLEDALMLRSTRTSPLAEKGYSVWHADPEETKRSRIGCRNRAGETG; translated from the exons ATGAGCAGAGACATCTGCGTCCACACCTGGCCATGCTCCTATTATTTAGAACTTGAGAAGCAATGGGTCCCTGGAAAACTTTCATTAACTTCTCTCTCACTAAAATTTATGACTGATAAAACTAGAGAAATTCTTGTCAACTTTCCCCTTTCTAGTATAATTGAGATCAAGAAAGAAgcttctcattttatcttcagtTCTATTACCATCCTGGAAAAGGACCACAACAAGCACTGGTTCAGTTCCTTGCAGCCTAGTCGAAATGTCGTTTTCAGCATCATCGAGCATTTCTGGAGAGAGTTGCTGTTGTCCCAGTCAGGAGCTGCTGTTGAGGAATCATCCTCCCCCATGACCAAGGGGAAGGAGTTGACTGGTCTGATGGCCTGTACCCAGAAGCGTCTGGAAGACACAACCAGAGTCCTCCACCATCAGGGCGAGCAGCTTGACAGTATCTCGAGAGGCCTGGACAAGATGGAATCTGACCTGGATGTGGCTGACAG gtTGCTGACAGAACTGGAGTCTCCTTCTTGGTGGCCCTTTAGCTTCAAGCTTTGGAAGATGCCATCAGAAACAAAGCCCAAGTGGGACGCCTCAATGGCTAGTTCCAAAGCTTTTGGAAAAGAAGGGATAGTGATCAAAATTCCTGCTGTTATTTCCCAAAAAACAGAATCTCATGTTAAACCAGGAAGGCTCACCGTCCTTGTTTCTGGGTTGGAAATCCACAACTCAGATTCTTTGCTCATGCACAGATTTGAAAGAGAAGAAGTAGATGACATCAAGGTTCATACACCTTATGAAATTAGCATCCGCCAGCGGTTCATTGGGAAGCCAGATATAGCTTATCGTTTGATATCTGCCAAGATGCCGGAGGTTATCCCCATTTTGGAAGTGCAGTTCAGCAAGAAGATCGAGTTTTTAGAAGATGCCTTGATGCTCAGAAGCACTAGAACCTCTCCCCTAGCAGAGAAGGGCTACTCAGTCTGGCATGCAG